From Brassica oleracea var. oleracea cultivar TO1000 chromosome C3, BOL, whole genome shotgun sequence, a single genomic window includes:
- the LOC106334896 gene encoding uncharacterized protein At2g39910: MSNTTSDLHSRLLRVSEPIAETLRRTQYTPQESSKVSTKDVLLSLLPITSPPRVLDEEQSLSSIKSLALACALLSSSRSSTHELLSWIPESLSLAGESAFSEISREYFSDNNAESKRLVVELLPVVLPELKDGIEGSSMGKDSDAEDVSAAMARKPVGYAILAAHQLRWFVTQVDNPNLAKVCNLVVPCALTALDHWSPDVKRQGMITFVHIAKNVSSGDLGSYGDVVLDACCQNIASDDEIWIHVVELSVLLVTKLHPNNPRSSWYERIMNEMLGHLERQPRNKERRMAWLTFVEPLLNALGLFLLAHFRRIFPLLFQWMHSDDAQTVLLVLERLETVVRLTWIRNSPVVPRLVEELVSLYKESSMRKERDEIRPLILRILKLLRECKRLQFESAWRQYQADPNLSTVAEYIM; the protein is encoded by the exons ATGTCAAACACAACCTCTGACCTCCATAGCCGTCTCCTCCG AGTATCTGAGCCAATAGCAGAGACTCTCAGACGCACTCAGTACACACCGCAAGAGAGCAGCAAAGTATCCACCAAAGACGTACTCTTGTCTCTGTTACCAATCACTTCTCCTCCTCGCGTACTCGATGAAGAACAGAGTCTCTCTTCGATCAAAAGCCTCGCACTTGCGTGTGCCCTTCTCTCTTCTTCTCGTTCCTCTACTCACGAACTCCTCTCGTGGATCCCCGAAAGCCTCTCACTCGCAGGAGAGTCAGCATTTTCCGAGATATCTCGTGAATATTTCAGTGACAACAACGCTGAGAGCAAGAGATTGGTGGTTGAGTTGTTGCCGGTTGTTTTGCCGGAGTTGAAAGATGGAATAGAAGGGAGCTCAATGGGTAAGGACAGTGATGCGGAGGATGTTTCAGCTGCTATGGCGAGAAAGCCAGTTGGTTATGCCATCCTTGCTGCTCACCAGCTCAGGTGGTTTGTGACTCAG GTGGATAATCCGAATCTGGCGAAAGTTTGCAACTTGGTGGTTCCATGTGCTTTGACAGCACTCGATCATTGGTCTCCTGATGTCAAA AGACAGGGTATGATAACCTTTGTGCACATTGCAAAAAACGTGAGTTCAGGCGATCTCGGTTCGTATGGAGATGTGGTTCTTGATGCGTGTTGCCAGAACATAGCTTCTGATGACGAGATTTGGATACATGTTGTGGAGTTATCTGTGCTTCTTGTGACTAAACTTCATCCAAATAATCCTCGTAGCTCATG GTACGAGAGGATCATGAATGAGATGCTTGGTCACCTAGAACGCCAACCAAGAAACAAAGAGAGACGTATGGCTTGGCTTACATTCGTTGAGCCGCTCTTGAACGCTCTGGGGCTTTTCTTGCTTGCTCATTTTCGGCGCATCTTCCCTCTTTTATTCCAGTGGATGCATTCAGATGATGCCCAAACCGTTTTGTTG GTTCTTGAGAGGTTGGAGACGGTTGTGAGGTTGACATGGATTAGAAACTCACCGGTTGTCCCAAG ATTGGTGGAGGAGCTCGTTTCCTTGTACAAAGAGTCATCTATGCGTAAGGAGCGTGATGAGATTAGACCTCTTATCCTACGTATCTTGAAGCTACTCCGCGA GTGCAAAAGGTTACAGTTTGAGTCTGCGTGGAGGCAGTATCAGGCGGATCCAAATCTGAGCACGGTTGCGGAATATATAATGTAG
- the LOC106334895 gene encoding coronatine-insensitive protein 1: MTMEDPDIKKCRLSSVTVDDVIEQVMPYITDPKDRDSASLVCRRWFEIDSETREHVTMALCYTSTPDRLSRRFPNLRSIKLKGKPRAAMFNLIPENWGGFVTPWVNEVASSLPRLKSVHFRRMIVSDLDLDVLAKARLDELEALKLDKCSGFSTDGLFSIVKHCRKMKTLLMEESSFVEKDGNWLHELALHNTSLEVLNFYMTEFAKINAKDLESIARNCRSLVSVKIGDFEMLELVGFFKAATNLEEFCGGSFNEEIGRPEKYMNLTFPPKLCCLGLSYMGPNEMPILFPFAAQIRKLDLIYALLATEDHCTLIQKCPNLEVLETRNVIGDRGLEVLGQCCKKLKRLRIERGEDEQGMEDEEGLVSQRGLVALAQGCQELEYMAVYVSDITNESLESIGTYLKNLCDFRLVLLDQEERITDLPLDNGVRSLLIGCKKLRRFAFYLRQGGLTDVGLSYIGQYSPNVRWMLLGYVGESDEGLMEFSRGCPKLQKLEMRGCCFSERAIAAAVLKIPSLRYLWVQGYRASTTGQDLRLMSRPYWNIELIPARKVPEVNQLGEVREMEHPAHILAYYSLAGERTDCPPTVKVLREA, encoded by the exons ATGACGATGGAGGATCCGGATATCAAGAAGTGCAGATTGAGCTCCGTGACGGTCGATGACGTCATCGAGCAGGTCATGCCTTACATAACCGATCCGAAAGATCGAGACTCCGCTTCCCTCGTGTGCCGGAGGTGGTTCGAGATCGACTCCGAGACGAGGGAGCACGTGACCATGGCACTATGCTACACCTCGACTCCTGACCGTCTCAGCCGTAGGTTTCCGAATCTGAGGTCGATTAAGCTCAAAGGGAAGCCGAGAGCAGCTATGTTCAATCTCATCCCCGAGAACTGGGGAGGGTTTGTTACCCCTTGGGTCAACGAGGTAGCTTCATCTCTGCCAAGGCTCAAGTCTGTGCATTTTAGGCGGATGATTGTCAGCGATTTGGATCTTGATGTTTTGGCTAAGGCGAGGTTGGATGAGCTCGAGGCGTTGAAGCTCGATAAGTGCTCAGGTTTCTCTACGGATGGACTTTTCAGCATCGTTAAGCACTGCAG GAAAATGAAAACATTGTTAATGGAAGAGAGTTCTTTTGTTGAAAAGGATGGTAACTGGCTGCATGAACTTGCTCTGCACAACACTTCTCTTGAGGTTCTAAATTTCTACATGACTGAGTTTGCAAAAATCAATGCCAAAGACTTGGAAAGCATAGCTAGAAATTGCCGCTCTCTGGTTTCTGTGAAGATCGGTGACTTTGAGATGTTGGAACTAGTCGGGTTCTTTAAAGCTGCAACTAATCTTGAAGAATTTTGTGGCGGCTCCTTCAATGAAGAAATTGGAAGACCGGAGAAGTATATGAATCTGACTTTCCCTCCAAAACTATGTTGTCTTGGCCTTTCTTACATGGGACCTAATGAAATGCCAATACTGTTTCCATTCGCTGCCCAAATCCGGAAGCTGGATCTGATCTATGCATTGCTCGCAACTGAGGATCATTGTACACTTATTCAAAAGTGTCCTAATTTGGAAGTTCTCGAG ACAAGGAATGTAATTGGAGATAGGGGTCTAGAGGTTCTTGGACAGTGCTGTAAGAAGTTGAAGCGGCTGAGGATTGAACGGGGTGAAGATGAACAAGGAATGGAGGATGAAGAAGGCCTAGTATCACAAAGAGGATTAGTCGCTTTGGCTCAGGGCTGCCAGGAGCTAGAATACATGGCGGTGTATGTCTCAGATATAACCAACGAGTCTCTCGAAAGCATAGGCACATATCTGAAAAACCTCTGTGACTTCCGCCTCGTCTTACTCGACCAAGAAGAGAGAATAACAGATCTGCCACTAGACAACGGAGTCCGATCCCTCTTGATCGGATGCAAGAAACTCAGACGGTTTGCATTCTATCTCAGACAAGGCGGCTTAACAGACGTGGGGTTAAGCTACATCGGACAGTACAGTCCAAACGTGAGGTGGATGCTTCTCGGTTACGTTGGTGAATCAGACGAAGGCCTAATGGAGTTCTCAAGAGGATGTCCGAAACTACAGAAGCTGGAGATGAGAGGTTGTTGCTTCAGCGAGCGAGCAATAGCTGCAGCGGTACTGAAAATCCCTTCGCTGAGATACCTGTGGGTACAAGGCTACAGAGCATCAACGACGGGACAAGACCTGAGGCTAATGTCTAGACCGTACTGGAACATCGAGCTGATTCCGGCAAGAAAAGTCCCAGAAGTGAATCAGCTTGGAGAGGTGAGAGAGATGGAGCATCCTGCTCATATACTGGCTTACTACTCTCTGGCTGGTGAGAGAACAGATTGTCCACCAACTGTTAAAGTCCTGAGGGAGGCATGA